The Brassica napus cultivar Da-Ae chromosome C7, Da-Ae, whole genome shotgun sequence genome has a segment encoding these proteins:
- the LOC106408200 gene encoding uncharacterized protein LOC106408200 — protein MSMICHLNPLKGKTKENLLQYLIPILKGKTKEIGRGVFGLLVDESADVSHKEQMGVVFWMSITNVRGQGYDGASNMRGEFNGLRSLVARESSSAYYVHCFAHQLQLVVVAVAKKHFDIADFFDMISTLLNVVGASCKRQDMFRETQREELEKGIKNGEVKTRTRQIRNILYQDLQLLAGKDQDILNAMSLVESTKRELQKLRDDGWDSLMAKVASFCKKHNVEMLIMEEDFVDLRNPRKRTNISNMHHYKVNCFCTVLDLQIQEFNDCFTEVTTDLLICMAALSPIDSFHGFDKEKLVRLAKLYPDDFSYGEILSLEQQLDIYIDNIRRDESCHRKC, from the exons ATGTCGATGATTTGCCACCTAAATCCACTGAAaggaaagacaaaagaaaatctCCTCCAGTACTTGATACCGATACTGAAAGGAAAGACAAAAGAAATCGGTCGTGGTGTGTTTGGTTTGCTGGTTGATGAGTCTGCTGATGTTTCTCATAAAGAGCAGATGGGTgttgttttttg GATGAGCATTACAAATGTGCGAGGGCAAGGTTATGATGGAGCTAGTAATATGAGGGGTGAATTTAATGGGTTGAGATCATTGGTTGCTAGAGAAAGCAGTTCAGCGTATTATGTTCATTGTTTCGCTCATCAGCTTCAGCTAGTTGTGGTGGCTGTTGCAAAAAAGCACTTTGACATTGCCGATTTTTTTGATATGATTTCTACATTGTTGAATGTTGTTGGGGCTTCTTGTAAACGACAAGATATGTTTCGAGAAACTCAGCGTGAAGAATTGGAAAAAGGAATTAAGAATGGTGAAGTTAAGACTAGGACAAGACAAATCAGAAACATTCTTTATCAAGACCTGCAACTACTCGCTGGG AAAGATCAAGATATTTTGAATGCTATGTCACTGGTAGAATCCACTAAACGAGAGTTGCAGAAGCTTAGAGATGATGGCTGGGATTCGCTTATGGCTAAAGTTGCTTCTTTCTGTAAGAAACATAATGTTGAGATGCTTATCATGGAAGAAGATTTTGTTGATCTTAGGAATCCAAGAAAGAGAACCAACATAAGCAATATGCATCATTATAAGGTCAACTGCTTTTGCACGGTTCTAGATTTGCAGATTCAAGAGTTCAACGATTGTTTTACGGAGGTAACCACTGATCTACTTATCTGTATGGCTGCTTTAAGCCCGATTGATTCATTCCATGGGTTTGACAAAGAGAAGCTGGTGCGATTAGCTAAGTTATATCCAGATGATTTTAGCTATGGTGAGATTTTATCTCTAGAGCAACAACTTGATATCTACATCGACAATATACGTAGAGACGAAAG TTGCCACCGCAAGTGTTGA
- the LOC106411296 gene encoding SNF1-related protein kinase catalytic subunit alpha KIN11, whose amino-acid sequence MDPSSNRFGSSGVESILPNYKLGKTLGIGSFGKVKIAEHLLTGHKVAIKILNRRKIKNMQMEDKVRREIKILRLFMHPHIIRQYEVIETPSDIYVVMEYVKSGELFDYIVEKGRLQEDEGRNFFQQIISGVEYCHRNMVVHRDLKPENLLLDSRCNIKIADFGLSNVMRDGHFLKTSCGSPNYAAPEVISGKLYAGPEVDVWSCGVILYALLCGTLPFDDENIPNLFKKIKGGIYTLPSHLSSDARDLIPRMLVVDPVKRITIPEIRQHRWFQTHLPRYLAVSPPDTVEQAKKINEEIVQEVVNMGFDRNQVMESLRNRVQNDATVTYYLLLDNRFRVPSGYLESEFQETTDNGSSPMRPAEAAASPVGHWVPTHMDQYGLGARSQVPADRKWALGLQSHAHPREIMNEVLKALQELNVCWKKIGHYNMKCRWVPGFSDGQNTMGNDQLHFRDESSIIEDDCAMTSLTVIKFELQLYKAREEKYLLDIQRVNGPQFLFLDLCAAFLTELRVI is encoded by the exons ATGGATCCTTCATCAAATAGATTTGGGAGTAGTGGAGTTGAATCGATTTTGCCAAACTACAAGCTTGGCAAAACTCTAGGCATTGGATCTTTCGGCAAGGTCAAAATTGCTGAGCATCTTCTCACCGGCCACAAGGTTGCTATCAAAATCCTCAATCGCCGTAAGATCAAGAACATGCAAATGGAAGACAAAG TGAGGAGGGAGATTAAGATTCTGAGGTTGTTCATGCATCCTCATATCATTCGCCAGTATGAAGTCATAGAGACCCCTAGTGACATTTATGTCGTGATGGAGTATGTCAAGTCCGGTGAGCTCTTTGATTATATTGTTGAGAAAGGTAGATTACAAGAGGACGAGGGTCGTAACTTCTTCCAGCAG ATTATATCTGGTGTGGAGTATTGCCACCGCAATATGGTTGTCCACAGAGACTTGAAGCCTGAGAATTTGCTACTGGACTCGAGGTGCAATATTAAGATTGCTGACTTTGGGCTCAGTAATGTCATGCGCGACGGTCATTTTCTTAAGACCAGCTGTGGTAGCCCCAACTACGCTGCCCCCGAG GTTATATCAGGAAAATTATACGCTGGACCTGAAGTAGATGTATGGAGTTGCGGAGTTATATTGTATGCTCTTCTCTGTGGTACCCTTCCTTTTGATGATGAAAACATTCCCAAccttttcaagaaaattaag GGTGGGATTTACACTCTTCCAAGTCATTTATCATCTGATGCTAGAGACCTGATCCCAAGGATGCTCGTAGTTGACCCGGTGAAAAGAATCACCATTCCTGAGATCCGTCAACACCGTTGGTTCCAGACTCATCTTCCTCGTTACCTTGCTGTTTCTCCACCAGATACAGTAGAGCAGGCCAAAAAG ATCAATGAGGAGATAGTTCAAGAAGTGGTTAACATGGGATTCGACAGAAACCAGGTTATGGAATCTCTTCGGAACAGAGTACAAAACGAT GCTACTGTTACATACTATCTGTTGTTGGACAACCGGTTCCGTGTTCCAAGTGGCTATCTTGAATCCGAGTTTCAGGAGACAACA GACAATGGTTCCAGTCCTATGCGCCCAGCTGAAGCAGCTGCTTCACCTGTTGGCCACTGGGTTCCTACACACATGGATCAGTACGGATTGGGAGCAAGATCACAAGTCCCAGCTGACCGGAAATGGGCTCTTGGACTTCAG TCCCATGCACATCCTCGTGAAATTATGAATGAAGTACTGAAAGCTCTTCAAGAGCTCAATGTGTGTTGGAAGAAGATTGGTCACTACAACATGAAATGCCGATGGGTTCCTGGTTTTTCTGATGGTCAGAATACTATGGGCAACGATCAGCTGCACTTTAGAGATGAATCGAGCATCATTGAGGATGACTGCGCCATGACCTCACTGACCGTCATCAAATTTGAACTTCAG CTATACAAAGCTCGAGAAGAGAAGTACTTGCTGGACATACAGAGAGTTAACGGTCCTCAGTTTCTCTTCTTGGATCTATGCGCCGCCTTTCTTACCGAGCTCCGTGTGATCTGA
- the LOC106410470 gene encoding transmembrane protein 230, with protein sequence MASRRIVRYAQLPGDDDEDYADGGGRGDFDPRFDYTPKAFDRVPWKSIALAVFLLFLGCLLLLLAVFIFTGHMEGDSSQGYALLVLGFLTFLPGFYETRIAYYSWRGAEGYRFAAIPSY encoded by the exons ATGGCGTCAAGGAGAATTGTACGGTATGCTCAGCTTCCaggagatgatgatgaggacTATGCAGATGGTGGTGGAAGGGGAGATTTCGATCCTCGTTTTGATTATACTCCGAAGGCGTTTGATAGAGTGCCGTGGAAATCGATAGCACTAGCTGTGTTTCTTCTGTTTCTTGGCTGCTTGCTTCTCCTTTTGGCGGTTTTCATCTTCACCGGTCACATGGAAGGGGATAGCTCTCAAGGCTATGCTCTTCTTGTCCTTGGCTTCCTTACTTTCCTACCTG GGTTCTACGAGACACGGATAGCTTACTATTCATGGAGAGGAGCTGAAGGTTACCGTTTCGCAGCCATTCCCTCCTACTGA
- the LOC106410469 gene encoding uncharacterized protein LOC106410469 isoform X2, with product MGGCVSTHSRGIRRPRRKGRRRSSKHFSKVSDIVPHANTRRSSDVVSRVSFATSQDDAWFDSVSVLDSDDDEDFVSLPEDNVSSPGGAAGNIPNGQVVQFESSSCIVDGKGKYEEYHESYLKIDKSKTLGKGVHKDPSGLSVLTGNSKKNLMNHASFKGLKEQKRNSQEKTLKSSLSRLMPTVSFNDKTLNSPTSQKRKSAVYRLSFKRRSCDGEEVTEQRKLLYRPKAGFTIPCSSREKQSSGSWCEIPPSTFKLRGETYFKDKKKSPAPNQCAYTPIGVDLFVCPKKIDHIAQHIELPNIKAEAKLPALLVVNIQLPTYPAAMFLGDSDGEGMSIVLYFKLQENFERETSQQYQDNIKKLVDDEVEKVKGFAKDSTVAFRERLKIVAGLVNPEDLTLGSTEKKLVQAYNEKPVLSRPQHNFFKGPNYFEIDLDVHRFSYISRKGLEAFRDRLKNGILDLGLAIQAQKPEELPEQVLCCLRLSQIDFVDRGQIPMLLIPEEGETLV from the exons atgggTGGGTGTGTGTCAACCCATTCAAGAGGGATTAGGCGGCCTCGGCGTAAAGGCCGTCGCAGGTCTTCCAAACATTTTTCTAAAGTATCTGACATTGTTCCTCATGCAAATACTAGAAGGTCTAGTGACGTTGTGAGCCGAGTTTCTTTCG CTACCTCGCAGGATGATGCATGGTTTGACTCTGTCAGTGTTCTAGATTCTGATGACGATGAGGACTTCGTCAGCCTACCTGAAG ATAACGTATCATCACCGGGTGGTGCGGCCGGCAATATCCCAAATGGTCAAGTAGTTCAATTTGAATCTTCTTCCTGTATTGTGGATGGGAAAGGAAAGTACGAAGAATACCATGAGAGTTACTTGAAGATAGACAAGAGTAAAACCCTGGGCAAAGGTGTTCACAAGGATCCTAGTGGTCTCTCTGTTCTCACCGGAAACAGCAAGAAGAACCTAATGAACCATGCGAGCTTCAAAGGCTTGAAGGAACAGAAACGGAACTCTCAGGAGAAAACCTTGAAATCCAGCCTGAGCAGATTGATGCCAACGGTTAGTTTCAACGACAAGACTCTAAACTCACCCACATCTCAGAAGCGAAAATCTGCTGTTTATCGGCTTTCTTTCAAGAGGAGATCATGCGACGGTGAGGAAGTTACAGAGCAGCGTAAGCTGTTGTACCGTCCGAAGGCGGGTTTCACCATCCCTTGCTCTTCCAGAGAGAAGCAGTCCAGTGGAAGCTGGTGTGAGATACCACCTTCAACTTTTAAACTCCGTGGAGAAACCTATTTCAA AGACAAAAAGAAATCTCCAGCTCCGAATCAGTGTGCATACACTCCTATTGGCGTTGACTTGTTTGTCTGTCCAAAGAAGATTGATCATATCGCCCAACACATCGAGCTTCCAAACATTAAAGCTGAGGCAAAGCTCCCTGCGCTTCTCGTTGTCAACATTCAG TTACCAACCTATCCTGCTGCAATGTTCCTTGGAGATAGTGATGGAGAAGGCATGAGCATTGTACTTTACTTTAAATTACAAGAAAATTTCGAAAGGGAAACCTCTCAGCAGTATCAGGACAACATCAAG AAACTTGTGGATGATGAGGTGGAGAAGGTGAAGGGGTTTGCGAAAGACAGCACTGTAGCTTTCCGTGAGAGGCTTAAGATCGTGGCTGGACTTGTTAACCCCGAAGATCTAACTCTAGGCTCGACTGAGAAGAAACTTGTACAGGCTTACAATGAAAAGCCCGTCCTCTCTCGTCCTCAACACAACTTCTTTAAG GGTCCAAACTACTTTGAGATTGATTTGGATGTCCATCGATTCAGCTACATATCAAGGAAAGGACTTGAAGCATTCAGAGATCGGCTGAAGAATGGAATTCTTGATCTCGGTTTAGCCATCCAG GCTCAAAAACCAGAAGAGCTGCCGGAACAAGTCTTGTGTTGTCTGAGGCTGAGCCAGATTGACTTCGTTGACCGTGGTCAAATCCCAATGCTACTAATCCCTGAGGAAGGAGAAACTCTGGTGTAA
- the LOC106410469 gene encoding uncharacterized protein LOC106410469 isoform X1, translating into MGGCVSTHSRGIRRPRRKGRRRSSKHFSKVSDIVPHANTRRSSDVVSRVSFATSQDDAWFDSVSVLDSDDDEDFVSLPEADNVSSPGGAAGNIPNGQVVQFESSSCIVDGKGKYEEYHESYLKIDKSKTLGKGVHKDPSGLSVLTGNSKKNLMNHASFKGLKEQKRNSQEKTLKSSLSRLMPTVSFNDKTLNSPTSQKRKSAVYRLSFKRRSCDGEEVTEQRKLLYRPKAGFTIPCSSREKQSSGSWCEIPPSTFKLRGETYFKDKKKSPAPNQCAYTPIGVDLFVCPKKIDHIAQHIELPNIKAEAKLPALLVVNIQLPTYPAAMFLGDSDGEGMSIVLYFKLQENFERETSQQYQDNIKKLVDDEVEKVKGFAKDSTVAFRERLKIVAGLVNPEDLTLGSTEKKLVQAYNEKPVLSRPQHNFFKGPNYFEIDLDVHRFSYISRKGLEAFRDRLKNGILDLGLAIQAQKPEELPEQVLCCLRLSQIDFVDRGQIPMLLIPEEGETLV; encoded by the exons atgggTGGGTGTGTGTCAACCCATTCAAGAGGGATTAGGCGGCCTCGGCGTAAAGGCCGTCGCAGGTCTTCCAAACATTTTTCTAAAGTATCTGACATTGTTCCTCATGCAAATACTAGAAGGTCTAGTGACGTTGTGAGCCGAGTTTCTTTCG CTACCTCGCAGGATGATGCATGGTTTGACTCTGTCAGTGTTCTAGATTCTGATGACGATGAGGACTTCGTCAGCCTACCTGAAG CAGATAACGTATCATCACCGGGTGGTGCGGCCGGCAATATCCCAAATGGTCAAGTAGTTCAATTTGAATCTTCTTCCTGTATTGTGGATGGGAAAGGAAAGTACGAAGAATACCATGAGAGTTACTTGAAGATAGACAAGAGTAAAACCCTGGGCAAAGGTGTTCACAAGGATCCTAGTGGTCTCTCTGTTCTCACCGGAAACAGCAAGAAGAACCTAATGAACCATGCGAGCTTCAAAGGCTTGAAGGAACAGAAACGGAACTCTCAGGAGAAAACCTTGAAATCCAGCCTGAGCAGATTGATGCCAACGGTTAGTTTCAACGACAAGACTCTAAACTCACCCACATCTCAGAAGCGAAAATCTGCTGTTTATCGGCTTTCTTTCAAGAGGAGATCATGCGACGGTGAGGAAGTTACAGAGCAGCGTAAGCTGTTGTACCGTCCGAAGGCGGGTTTCACCATCCCTTGCTCTTCCAGAGAGAAGCAGTCCAGTGGAAGCTGGTGTGAGATACCACCTTCAACTTTTAAACTCCGTGGAGAAACCTATTTCAA AGACAAAAAGAAATCTCCAGCTCCGAATCAGTGTGCATACACTCCTATTGGCGTTGACTTGTTTGTCTGTCCAAAGAAGATTGATCATATCGCCCAACACATCGAGCTTCCAAACATTAAAGCTGAGGCAAAGCTCCCTGCGCTTCTCGTTGTCAACATTCAG TTACCAACCTATCCTGCTGCAATGTTCCTTGGAGATAGTGATGGAGAAGGCATGAGCATTGTACTTTACTTTAAATTACAAGAAAATTTCGAAAGGGAAACCTCTCAGCAGTATCAGGACAACATCAAG AAACTTGTGGATGATGAGGTGGAGAAGGTGAAGGGGTTTGCGAAAGACAGCACTGTAGCTTTCCGTGAGAGGCTTAAGATCGTGGCTGGACTTGTTAACCCCGAAGATCTAACTCTAGGCTCGACTGAGAAGAAACTTGTACAGGCTTACAATGAAAAGCCCGTCCTCTCTCGTCCTCAACACAACTTCTTTAAG GGTCCAAACTACTTTGAGATTGATTTGGATGTCCATCGATTCAGCTACATATCAAGGAAAGGACTTGAAGCATTCAGAGATCGGCTGAAGAATGGAATTCTTGATCTCGGTTTAGCCATCCAG GCTCAAAAACCAGAAGAGCTGCCGGAACAAGTCTTGTGTTGTCTGAGGCTGAGCCAGATTGACTTCGTTGACCGTGGTCAAATCCCAATGCTACTAATCCCTGAGGAAGGAGAAACTCTGGTGTAA
- the LOC106411222 gene encoding uncharacterized protein LOC106411222 has translation MATASWVTCSLLFSPLNKSSTRLKLLNPNTPLRSSYGTRSIAIKSMAVQEDDKRTSDESMSIDNLRGFVDLNVGKWTGSFHQFDGDGNLLHKIDTRLSASSYGEDELISLNQSLYIKQATSATSVADEEEEEAEWVEYKIKETNMFTVDKYQQIGFFPKERAFSLRYQTAGMLDTTLRQGVLGEDDTEEESPRFLKLPSRRPALVCENCLYSNQTDRRARAFHIMDPKGVLEMLIVFLEERGLENLVHPVLDDSQYDGERITPFLGTWKGRSITKRSGVYGSTLSEADTVAVLDINDQGQVVQDISSTSDVKNVTTNVHWVGEMSKNLVTFAEGYQMTLLPGGMYMGCPCNVAKSVSELKSFHLEFCWLESSVSRQRLVRTYDHEGLAVSSTYFSETKV, from the exons ATGGCTACTGCTTCTTGGGTCACTTGCTCACTCCTCTTCTCCCCACTAAACAAATCATCCACACGGTTGAAACTCCTGAATCCAAACACGCCTCTGCGCTCGTCCTATGGAACCAGAAGCATTGCTATCAAGTCCATGGCGGTCCAAGAAGACGACAAAAGAACGAGCGATGAGTCAATGAGCATTGACAACTTACGCGGATTCGTCGACCTCAACGTCGGAAAATGGACTGGCTCCTTTCAC CAATTCGATGGAGATGGGAACCTGTTGCATAAGATTGATACTCGTCTCTCTGCTAGTTCATATGGAGAAGACGAGCTCATCAGCCTTAACCAATC GTTATATATAAAGCAGGCAACATCAGCCACTTCAGTTgctgatgaagaggaagaggaagctgAGTGGGTAGAATACAAAATCAAAGAAACCAACATGTTCACTGTCGACAAGTATCAGCAG ATTGGATTCTTCCCCAAGGAGAGAGCCTTTTCACTGAGGTATCAAACCGCTGGAATGTTGGATACTACGTTAAGGCAAGGCGTTCTCGGAGAGGATGACACTGAAGAAGAATCACCAAG GTTTCTTAAGCTTCCATCTCGGCGTCCTGCTTTAGTATGTGAGAACTGCTTGTATTCTAATCAGACGGATAGAAGAGCTAGAGCCTTTCACATCATGGATCCCAAAGGTGTTCTCGAAATGCTTATTGTGTTCCTTGAGGAAAGAGGGCTAGAGAATCTCGTTCATCCAGTTCTCGACGACTCTCAG TATGATGGAGAAAGAATCACCCCATTTCTTGGTACTTGGAAAGGTCGTTCAATAACAAAACGAAGCGGTGTCTATGGATCAACACTATCCGAAGCCGATACTGTTGCTGTTCTTGACATTAATGACCAAGGTCAAGTAGTCCAG GATATTTCCTCGACATCTGATGTGAAAAACGTGACGACAAATGTGCACTGGGTGGGTGAAATGTCCAAGAACTTGGTTACATTCGCGGAAGGATACCAAATGACACTGTTACCAGGTGGTATGTACATGGGATGTCCCTGCAACGTAGCAAAGAGTGTTTCTGAGTTGAAGTCTTTCCATCTAGAGTTCTGCTGGCTTGAATCGTCAGTGTCAAGACAGAGACTCGTACGTACATATGACCATGAAGGTTTGGCTGTCTCGTCAACTTATTTTTCTGAGACCAAAGTGTGA
- the LOC106411235 gene encoding chorismate mutase 1, chloroplastic, which yields MEASLSMMKSSVSSPATVFLAHRPKAPFSVRCSLPPSKPPPRSGACSVHAVMTLAGSLIGKKRVDESESLTLEGIRNSLIRQEDSIIFGLLERAKYCYNADTYDPTAFDMDGFNGSLVEYMLKGTEKLHAKVGRFKSPDEHPFFPEDLPEPMLPPLQYPKVLHFAADSININNKIWNMYFRDLVPRLVKKGDDGNYGSTAVCDAICLQSLSKRIHYGKFVAEAKFQASPEAYEPAIKAQDKDALMNMLTFPTVEEAVKKRVEMKTRTYGQEVKVGVKEKEEEELNNESQVYKISPILVGHLYGDWIMPLTKEVQVEYLLRRLD from the exons ATGGAAGCGTCATTGTCGATGATGAAATCGTCTGTCTCTTCCCCTGCGACTGTGTTCCTCGCCCATAGACCCAAAGCTCCCTTCTCTGTTCGCTGTTCTCTTCCTCCCTCGAAGCCACCGCCACGCTCCGGAGCCTGCTCTGTTCACGCCGTTATGACTCTCGCTGG ATCGTTGATAGGAAAGAAACGAGTGGATGAAAGCGAGAGCTTAACTCTGGAAGGTATCCGGAACTCTTTGATCAGACAAGAGGACAGCATTATATTTGGTCTGTTGGAGAGAGCCAAGTACTGTTACAATGCGGATACTTATGATCCTACTGCTTTCGACATGGATGGTTTCAACGGGTCGTTGGTTGAGTACATGCTCAAAGGCACTGAGAAGCTTCACGCTAAG GTTGGTAGGTTCAAGAGCCCTGATGAACATCCCTTCTTCCCTGAAGATTTACCAGAGCCTATGTTGCCTCCTCTGCAGTACCCAAAG GTATTGCACTTTGCTGCTGATTCGATCAACATAAACAACAAGATATGGAACATGTACTTCAGAGACCTTGTCCCAAGACTTGTGAAGAAAGGCGATGATGGTAACTACGGATCAACAGCTGTTTGTGACGCTATCTGCCTTCAG TCTCTTTCAAAGAGGATCCATTACGGTAAATTTGTTGCAGAGGCCAAGTTCCAAGCCTCGCCCGAGGCATATGAGCCTGCCATCAAAGCACAA GATAAGGATGCGTTGATGAATATGCTGACATTCCCGACGGTTGAGGAAGCGGTAAAGAAGAGAGTTGAGATGAAAACACGAACATACGGGCAAGAAGTGAAAGTGGGCGttaaggagaaagaagaagaagagctgaATAATGAATCTCAAGTTTACAAAATCAGTCCTATCTTAGTCGGCCACTTGTATGGAGATTGGATCATGCCCTTGACAAAAGAGGTTCAAGTGGAGTACTTGCTCAGAAGGCTAGACTGA